The Anaerobaca lacustris sequence GACGGTTGGGAGGTCGATTGCGTCGGGTTCGGCACGAAGCGCCGGGTGTGTTGCAGGCAGATCATCGACTGCACCGGCGGAGCCGAGGTGGTGGGCTTGCTCGGTCTGCCGCGTCTGCGAGAGGAAGAGCGTCAGCCCGGCTCGTTTCTCTTCATGCTGGGGCAAGCCCACGAGCCGGGTCGGAATCAGATCCACCAGCTGTACGTCCACGGCGCGGATTCGACCAACTCACGGACCGTGACCTTGGCGAACCTGACCGGGCGAAAATCCATCCTGGCCAAGGTGCGCGAGGAGAACAAGCGACTGATGCACTTACAGCCGGAGACCGGTTTCCGTGAGAGCTACCGCATCCAGGGCGAAACATTGATCACCGTGAACGACTACGCCTCCGGCCGCGTCTTTGACGACGCCGTCTGCTACGCCTTCTACCCGGTCGATCTGCACACCAGAACCGGGGTGAAGCCGCAGCCCTTGAAGCTCGGCACGGTTCCGACCATCCCGCTGCGGGCCCTGATCCCCAAGGACAGCCGCAACCTGATGGTGGCCGGACGCTGTGTGAGCAGCGACCGGCTGGCGAATTCCGGACTGCGGGTGCAGGCATCGTGCATGGGCATGGGACAGGCGGCCGGAGTCGCGGCTACCCTGGCCGCGAAGGCGGGAACCACCCCACTGGAAGTACCGCTCAAGAAAATCCACGACCTGCTCCGCAACCATGGTGCGATCATCCCCGGCGATGCGCGGTGACGCCGCGGCAGGATTGAAAGGCGAATTCCTTGCAGTCATTTTCCAAAGTGAACCCAAATCCCGCTGGCACACCGTTTGGTGCTGGCAGTTCAAAGAAGGAGACTTACCATGCCAAATCGACGTCAGTTTATTCGCCAGACGGCCGCTTTCGGGCTCACCGCGGGCCTGCTGCCGGGCTTGCCCCTCGCGCCCGCGGCCGGTGCCGCCGTGTCCGGCAATGCCTCGGCCGTCGCTGGGCGGCCGAACATCGTCTGGATCCTCGTCGAGGACATGAACGACTGGATGGGCTGCTACGGGGACAAGACTGTCCCCACGCCGAACATCGACTCGATCGCCGCCCGCGGCGTGCGCTTCGATCGGGCGTACATGCCCGCAGCGGTCTGCTCGGCGACGCGCTCGGCGATCGCGCTGGGCGCCATGCAGACCTCGCTGGGCGTCCACAACCACCGATCGAGCCGGAAACGTGTACCGGAAGAGGTCATCAACCTGCCCGAGGGGGTGAAGACGGTCTACGAGTTGATGCGCGGCGCCGGCTACCACGTGACCAGCAGCAGAGGCAAGAACGACTTTAACTTCGTGTTCCAGATAAATGACCTCTACGACAAGCTCGTGGGGAACATGGGTTTCTCGAAGGACCACTGGGCGGACCGGCCGGAGGGCAAGCCGTTCTTCGCACAGGTCCAGCTCATGGGTGGCAAGAACTCGGGCCAGTACTCCGGCGCGCCGTCGCGTGCGAAGGTCACGGAGGCCCAGGCTGAGCCGCCGTTCACCGACCCCTCCCAGATGAAGGTTGCCCCGTACTACCCCGATTACCCCGTGATGCGCCGCGAGTACGCGCACCACTACGACACGATTCGCCAGACCGACGACGAGGTGGGCCAGATCCTCGACGCCCTGAGGGCCGACGGACTGCTCGAGAACACCGTGGTCTTCTTCTGGACCGACCACGGCATGCGCCTGCCGCGCCACAAGCAGTGGCTCTACGAGGGCGGCATCCGCGTACCGCTCGTCGTGGCGGGCCCGGGCCTGCCGAGCGGCCAGGCCCGTGCCGACCTGGTCAGCGGCATCGACATCACCGTGACCACGCTCGCGCTGGCCGGCGTGAAACGCCCGGCCTGGATGGAGGGGCGGGACTTCTTCGCCCCCGACCACGAGCCGCGCGACCACGTCGTCTCCGCCCGCGACCGCTGCGACTACACGATTGATCGCGTCCGCGCGGTCACCACCAAGCGGTACAAGTACCTGCGGAACTTCCTGACCGACCGACCCTTCATGCAGCCGCAGTACCGCGACGGCCGCGACTACGTCGAGGTGCCCCGCGAGCTCTACAAGGCGGGCAAGCTGAACGCCGTGCAATCCTTCATGTGGTCCTCGACGCGGGTGCCCGAGGAGCTCTACGACCTCGAGAACGACCCCCACGAGACGAAGAACCTGGCGAACGACCCGGCGCACGCCGCCGAGCTGGCGCGGCACCGCAAGCTGCTGGAAGACTGGATCAAGGCCACCGACGACAAGGGCCAGTACCCCGAGTCGACCGACAGCCTTCGCGGCGTCCTGACCCGCTGGGACAAGCAGGCCGTGAACCCCGAGTACGACAAGGCCCGAGCCGCGAAGTTTTGACCAGCCTCTCCCGGCTACACATAGGTCGATAGTCAGGAATCAAAGAAAAGGAAAGGAATTGCCATGCTAAACCGACTTCGGTGTGTTCGACAGACGGTCGCAGTTTTGATGGCTTACGGTCTCATCGCCAGCCTGCTGCCGGGCTTCGCCGCCGCGCAAGACCTGTCCACCCGGGAGAAGCGCGCTGCCTGGCTGACCGAGCAGTTCTGCGGCGCCCCTACTGGTTCTAACGCCAAGTTCGGAGCTGCGGCGGCCCTGGCGCGACTCGCACTGAACCCCGACGACGCCGAGGTGATCGACAGGATCACCCACTTCTATGACAAGGTGCCTGCAGGGAGCAACGGCCAGCAGTTCTCCTACCCGGGCGTGGCCTGGGTGCTGGGCAAGTACTGGGAGAAGTTCACCCCGGCGCAACGCGACCACCTGAAGGCCAGGCTCAAAGGCTTCAACGATCTCCTGGGTCATGGCACCGAGAATCACGCCATCATGAAGGGTGCCGCCGCCTATCTCTTCGCCCAGTACTGGCCCGACGAGACCGGGTGGCTGCGGGGCACACACACCAGCGCGCAGCTCATGGAGACGGCCCGCACGCAAATGCTGGCGGTGATGCGCAGCCTCTACGACAAGGGGTACGAAGAGAACCTCTCGACGACCTACGCGGCGGTCCATCTGTTCCCCTACTACGCCCTCTACGACTGCGCCACGGACCCCGAGGTAAAGAGCGCGGCCGACGCAGCGCTCCACTTCCACGTCACTAACCTTGCGGCCAACCACTTCGGGGGGCTGGTCATCCCTCCTTACAACCGAGAGAATGCGCCGCAGCAGAACACGTACCGGCTTGGCTCCGGCTACATCGCGACGCTGCAGTGGGTCCACTGGCTCTACTGGGCCGAAGCCCAGAACCGGATTCCGGTGGGCGAGGACTTCGTCCGAATTGGGGAAAACCAATACGTCGTCTACGCGGCCGTTTCCGATTGGATGCCCCCTGCCGCCATCGACTGCCTCGCGCGGGGGCAGACGGTCCCGTACGAGCTTACGGCATCGGCGCCCAGTTTCGGCCATTTCGGAACCAGCCCCGGCTTCTGGGGTACCGGCACGCCGGGAACGTGCGTGCGCTACGTCTACCGCGACAAGCTCTACGCTATGGGCAGCGGGTTCTTCCAATACTATCCGGACGAGTTCTACGTTGACTACAACGCGTTCGGCCTCATCTACAAGAGCCCCGACAAATACAACTATATTGAGTGCCACCATCCCTACTGGCGCAGCAATGACCGCACCTGGCGGGGGAAGAACTCGCCGTTCATGCAGACGGCGCAGCACAAGGGCACGGCGATCGCCCTCTTCAACATCCCCACCGCCGACCCGTGGCAGGGTCGCGGCAGGTCCTCTTGGCAGGAATACCGCAATAACCACTTCAAAAGTCTGATTCAGGAAGCGCTCGTGCGCTATCCGAAGTCCATCGACCAGAAGACCGAGGCACACGGTTGGATTTTCCTGCGGGAAGGCGACGTCTACATCGCCATCCGTCCGCTAAAGGCCTATACGATAGACGCCAACTACAAGCAGGCCGGACCGTTCGACGTGGTCCGCAGCGCCTTTGCGCGGACCGGTTTTGTCTTCGACATCGCGACGAAGGAGGAGTTTCCCACGTTCGAGGCGTTCCAGACAGCGGTGAACCGGAACGTGCCCGTCGTGGACTGGGATCAGTTCTCCGTGGCCTACACGAATGTGAGCGGCGACACCCTCACGGCGACGTGGAACCCGCCCAAATACGACGTGCCCAAAGGGGAGCGGGTCCTGGTTCGGCCAGAGATCACAGTCAACGGTGCCGAGGTTCCGATCGACACCACCTATCCTGTCTCAAAGTCTCCGTCCGTCGAGTTGGTCGACAGGGTGCTGCGGTTGCGGACGCCGGCGGGCCACCTTGAGGTGGACTGGCGGGGGAAGGTGCCGAAGTTCAGCAATCAGTAGTAGAGCACCCAACTCAGAGAAGGAGAATGATCATGACAAACCAAAACCAATGGATCCGCCGGAGAATCGCAGCTTTGCTGGCTTGCGGCCTCATAGTCAGCCTGCTGCCGGGCCGCACCGTCGCGCAAGACCTGTCCACCGTGAAGACGCGCGCCGCCTGGGTAATCGAGCAGCGCCGCGGCGAAAGCATAAATCCCAACGCCAAATTTGGGGCTGCGATTGCGCTGGCGCGCCTTGAACTGAACCCCAACGACGCCGAGGTGATCGACAGGATCACCCACTTCTATGACAACGTGCCGGCAGGGAGCAACGGCCAGCAGTTCTCCTACCCGGGCGTGGCCTGGGTGCTGGGCAAGTACTGGGAGAAGTTCACCCCGGCACAACGCGACCACCTGAAGGCCAGGCTCAAAGACTTCAGCGATCTTCTGGGACACGGAACCGAGAACCATGCCATCATGAAGGGCGCCGCCGCCTATCTCTTCGCCCAGTACTGGCCCGACGAGACCGGGTGGGTGCGGGGAACGATGACCAGCGCGCAGCTCGGGGAGAAGGCCCGCAAGCAAATGATAGCCACGATGCGCAGCCTGTACGATAAAGGTTACGCCGAAAATCTTTCCCATAACTATCTGCCCGTCCACCTGTACCCCTACTATGTGCTCTACGACTGCGCCACGGACCCCGAGATGAAGGCTGCGGCCGACGCGG is a genomic window containing:
- a CDS encoding sulfatase family protein; this translates as MPNRRQFIRQTAAFGLTAGLLPGLPLAPAAGAAVSGNASAVAGRPNIVWILVEDMNDWMGCYGDKTVPTPNIDSIAARGVRFDRAYMPAAVCSATRSAIALGAMQTSLGVHNHRSSRKRVPEEVINLPEGVKTVYELMRGAGYHVTSSRGKNDFNFVFQINDLYDKLVGNMGFSKDHWADRPEGKPFFAQVQLMGGKNSGQYSGAPSRAKVTEAQAEPPFTDPSQMKVAPYYPDYPVMRREYAHHYDTIRQTDDEVGQILDALRADGLLENTVVFFWTDHGMRLPRHKQWLYEGGIRVPLVVAGPGLPSGQARADLVSGIDITVTTLALAGVKRPAWMEGRDFFAPDHEPRDHVVSARDRCDYTIDRVRAVTTKRYKYLRNFLTDRPFMQPQYRDGRDYVEVPRELYKAGKLNAVQSFMWSSTRVPEELYDLENDPHETKNLANDPAHAAELARHRKLLEDWIKATDDKGQYPESTDSLRGVLTRWDKQAVNPEYDKARAAKF
- a CDS encoding FAD-dependent oxidoreductase, producing MPNRRQFLRQTAAFGLIAGLLPGIASTTEVNAASMPSAAEPEVTREVDVLVVGGGTAGTIAAIQAGRAGASVLLVERNSQLGGTMTTGGVAFPGLFDAWGKQVIAGIGWELVKESVELDEGTLPDFAKVPQRHWHNQVYINQFLYAILAEEKCAEAGVEIAYYEFPQAVTKTGDGWEVDCVGFGTKRRVCCRQIIDCTGGAEVVGLLGLPRLREEERQPGSFLFMLGQAHEPGRNQIHQLYVHGADSTNSRTVTLANLTGRKSILAKVREENKRLMHLQPETGFRESYRIQGETLITVNDYASGRVFDDAVCYAFYPVDLHTRTGVKPQPLKLGTVPTIPLRALIPKDSRNLMVAGRCVSSDRLANSGLRVQASCMGMGQAAGVAATLAAKAGTTPLEVPLKKIHDLLRNHGAIIPGDAR